In Vitis vinifera cultivar Pinot Noir 40024 chromosome 11, ASM3070453v1, a genomic segment contains:
- the LOC132252662 gene encoding digalactosyldiacylglycerol synthase 2, chloroplastic-like isoform X1: MDSKQHIAIFTTASLPWMTGTAVNPLFRVAYLTKGREFKVTLVIPWLSPKDQELVYPNKIILKSPSEQEAYVRQWLGERTGFVCDFSIKFYPGKFSRDKRSILVVGDITEIIPDEEADIAVLEEPEHLTWYHHGNRWKTKFRLVVGIVHTNYLEYVRREKNGRLQAFLLKYINNWVIDIYCHKVIRLSAAIQDLPRSIICNVHGVNPKFLEIGKRKNEHQQNGDQAFSKGAYYIGKMAWSKGYKELLKLLHDHQKELTGLEVDLYGNGEDSDQVQEAAKKLELDVRVHPGHDHADPLFHE, translated from the exons ATGGATAGCAAACAACATATTGCGATATTTACTACTGCAAGTCTTCCATGGATGACTGGAACCGCTGTCAACCCTCTCTTCCGTGTGGCCTATCTTACAAAGGGCAGGGAGTTCAAGGTTACCTTGGTGATTCCCTGGCTGTCCCCGAAAGATCAAGAATTAGTATATCCCAACAAGATTATACTCAAGTCACCTTCAGAGCAGGAGGCATATGTCCGTCAGTGGCTCGGGGAGAGGACTGGGTTTGTATgtgatttcagtataaaattttatcCTGGAAAG TTTTCCAGAGATAAAAGGAGCATTCTTGTGGTTGGGGATATTACAGAAATCATCCCTGATGAAGAGGCTGATATTGCAGTCCTCGAGGAGCCTGAGCATCTTACATGGTATCATCATGGAAATAGATGGAAAACTAAATTCCGTTTGGTTGTAGGAATTGTTCATACCAATTATTTGGAATatgttagaagagaaaagaatggACGGTTGCAGGCATTTCTTCTGAAATACATAAATAATTGGGTTATTGATATCTATTGCCACAAG GTGATTAGATTATCTGCTGCCATCCAGGACCTTCCGAGATCCATCATCTGCAATGTTCATGGAGTCAATCCCAAGTTCCTTGAAATTGGCAAAAGAAAGAATGAGCATCAACAAAATGGTGACCAAGCCTTCAGTAAAGGCGCCTACTATATTGGGAAAATGGCGTGGAGCAAAGGCTACAAGGAGCTACTCAAACTTCTTCATGATCACCAAAAGGAACTAACTGGACTTGAGGTTGATTTATATGGCAATGGGGAGGATTCGGATCAAGTTCAGGAAGCTGccaaaaaattggaactagacGTCAGAGTTCACCCTGGGCATGATCATGCTGATCCATTATTTCATGAGTAA
- the LOC132252662 gene encoding digalactosyldiacylglycerol synthase 2, chloroplastic-like isoform X2, with protein sequence MDSKQHIAIFTTASLPWMTGTAVNPLFRVAYLTKGREFKVTLVIPWLSPKDQELVYPNKIILKSPSEQEAYVRQWLGERTGFVCDFSIKFYPGKFSRDKRSILVVGDITEIIPDEEADIAVLEEPEHLTWYHHGNRWKTKFRLVVGIVHTNYLEYVRREKNGRLQAFLLKYINNWVIDIYCHKDLPRSIICNVHGVNPKFLEIGKRKNEHQQNGDQAFSKGAYYIGKMAWSKGYKELLKLLHDHQKELTGLEVDLYGNGEDSDQVQEAAKKLELDVRVHPGHDHADPLFHE encoded by the exons ATGGATAGCAAACAACATATTGCGATATTTACTACTGCAAGTCTTCCATGGATGACTGGAACCGCTGTCAACCCTCTCTTCCGTGTGGCCTATCTTACAAAGGGCAGGGAGTTCAAGGTTACCTTGGTGATTCCCTGGCTGTCCCCGAAAGATCAAGAATTAGTATATCCCAACAAGATTATACTCAAGTCACCTTCAGAGCAGGAGGCATATGTCCGTCAGTGGCTCGGGGAGAGGACTGGGTTTGTATgtgatttcagtataaaattttatcCTGGAAAG TTTTCCAGAGATAAAAGGAGCATTCTTGTGGTTGGGGATATTACAGAAATCATCCCTGATGAAGAGGCTGATATTGCAGTCCTCGAGGAGCCTGAGCATCTTACATGGTATCATCATGGAAATAGATGGAAAACTAAATTCCGTTTGGTTGTAGGAATTGTTCATACCAATTATTTGGAATatgttagaagagaaaagaatggACGGTTGCAGGCATTTCTTCTGAAATACATAAATAATTGGGTTATTGATATCTATTGCCACAAG GACCTTCCGAGATCCATCATCTGCAATGTTCATGGAGTCAATCCCAAGTTCCTTGAAATTGGCAAAAGAAAGAATGAGCATCAACAAAATGGTGACCAAGCCTTCAGTAAAGGCGCCTACTATATTGGGAAAATGGCGTGGAGCAAAGGCTACAAGGAGCTACTCAAACTTCTTCATGATCACCAAAAGGAACTAACTGGACTTGAGGTTGATTTATATGGCAATGGGGAGGATTCGGATCAAGTTCAGGAAGCTGccaaaaaattggaactagacGTCAGAGTTCACCCTGGGCATGATCATGCTGATCCATTATTTCATGAGTAA